AAGAAGCTTCTGCATTAAACTGCTTTGACAGTGACTTGGTCTTAAACATTCAGAGTGATGGGATGTCAGACCTTATAGGATAACAACATATTTGTCCCGccgtgcacatttttgtttttgccctagcactacacagattaatcaaatcatcaaagcttgaCTATTtatggttatttgaatcagctgtgtagtgagTGCTCGGGCAAAAATCAAAACGTGCAGCAAGTGGGGGCCCCAgtaccgagtttgggaaaccctgcaaaATGGAGTCATATAGGGAGTCTGAGACAGGGAATCAGATATCAGCAGAGTCAATGCTTCTCTCATTAGAGATGGCCTCAATTGGAGTGGGGACAGTTGGGGGAGAGGACTTCTTCCTGTGAATTAAGCAATTGGACACAATGGTGAGACAAGCCCATGCACCTTTCACTCATATGTCCTCAACAAACTGTTGTACTAAATAATAAACAAATGAAATCAACAATGTTAGTTCTTTAAAGAATGATTTAATCTTTCGTACAGTAAATTATGACACTCCTAAACAGAAAATAAATGGGTTTACATGACTCACATCAGGCGAGTGAGAAGTCTCTGCACTTTCTTCATACTGGGGTCCAGGCAGTACTGCACTCCATTCTTAAGGCTAACACTATCAAGATATAGAATGATTAAATTGGTATTTTCTTCACAATGATTTTAATTTTAATTGATGTCATCATattatcatcatcctcatcataacTGATGAGATGATATATACTCACATGAACTCCAGCCTGTCAcaggagggagttggaggatagATCTGGATGTCCTCAACAGTGTTTGGAGCGCCAAAGCTGTTCCGCACCTTCCGACACAAACATCGCTGGCTCACAGAACCTATACAGAGAATCAGTGGACAATGAATTGAGTACAATCGAGCTACTTGGAATGACTAAATCGCAATAAAAAACAATTAACCATGCTCAAAAAATTTAAACATCATATTGGCATGTAATAAACGTCCCATACCATAGTGATAATAATTTGGGTAAAAAAAAGGTAGACTCACGCTGGGCGACTGTGATACAGATGGTGACAGCAAGGAGCAGGAGAATTCTGGTGATCATGGTCATGTTTTCAAGGTGTGGTGTTCCCTGCGGGTACAGCTGTTGGTCGAGATGAGTCTGTCTGGTGTGAAGAGATGGAGGACTGGAGATAAGATTTGAGTGTGTAAAGAGATATATGAGATGAGACGAGAGAGAGGTACTATGAGTAGTTGAGAGAAGGGGCCCCTTATATACACAGCCTTTATCTTTCCAGTGATCATAAGAAATGTCCCTTTATGATGGAAACTGAAAATAACTAGCAACCACAAGAAAATGCCCCCCGCTCTTATCCACCCACTCTTTTACTCTGCAACCTCACTTAATTATTACATTTTAGTGTGGCTTATAATACATCTGGCTTTTCAAGATTTATAGTTTTTCAATTGGCTTTGAGTCACTGTTTTAAAATTCGAGTTAAATAAATCGTTTAGTCAGAGGAATGGTGACATAAATACAATTTCTATAGATCAGAGGAATTAACAAAATCCCTTTATGTGATGTGGTTCATCTCCCTAATCCGAGTATCTGGAAAATATGTATATGCCTTTAaataatattatatattattattataatatttcaAA
Above is a genomic segment from Oncorhynchus kisutch isolate 150728-3 linkage group LG19, Okis_V2, whole genome shotgun sequence containing:
- the LOC109864482 gene encoding C-X-C motif chemokine 11-1, producing the protein MTMITRILLLLAVTICITVAQRSVSQRCLCRKVRNSFGAPNTVEDIQIYPPTPSCDRLEFIVSLKNGVQYCLDPSMKKVQRLLTRLMKKSSPPTVPTPIEAISNERSIDSADI